Proteins encoded in a region of the Mycolicibacterium duvalii genome:
- a CDS encoding 4Fe-4S binding protein has translation MPYVITQNCCKDASCVPVCPVDCIRPAGSTGEFTDTQMLYIDPQECIDCGACLEECPVDAIHFDEDLPPELERFREINAAYFERHPLEPSILAEPIRPDRVQPGSLRVATVGAGPAACYAATALIGIDGLEVDLFERLPTPFGLIRAGVAPDHQHTKSVVRVFEHVLGNKRVGCHLNVEIGTDLTHDDLLAHHHAVIYAVGAARSRDLGIPGEELPGNHSAVDFVGWYNGHPDHTHHTFDLSGERAVIVGNGNVALDVARVLLLDHDRLAQTDIAEHALNALYNSNIREVVILGRRGPRDAAFSAAEFMALGHLPGVDVVIDGAELEAGAADDIDTELKLQVAGEYADRPTSPGNKRIVFRFLASPAEVTGHEAADGLRIVSNRIDEAGQLVAGDTADGTELIDTPLILRSIGYQGSAIDGLPFTSTTGTIPNDCGRVIDETGQPVPGTYVTGWIKRGPRGVIGTNRTCADETVAGLVEDFTSGRLTRTVGDRAALSRLLAERGANAIDWNGWRAVDAAERRHGREQSRPRVKIVDTAELVAAATAPTDSA, from the coding sequence GTGCCGTACGTCATTACGCAGAACTGCTGCAAAGATGCCAGCTGCGTGCCCGTGTGCCCCGTGGACTGTATCCGCCCCGCAGGCAGCACAGGCGAATTCACGGACACCCAGATGCTCTACATCGACCCGCAGGAATGCATCGACTGCGGCGCCTGCCTCGAGGAGTGCCCGGTCGACGCGATCCACTTCGACGAAGATCTACCTCCCGAACTCGAACGCTTCCGCGAGATCAACGCCGCGTACTTCGAGCGCCACCCCCTGGAACCCAGCATCCTCGCCGAGCCCATTCGTCCCGACCGGGTTCAACCCGGTTCGCTGCGGGTCGCGACCGTCGGCGCCGGACCCGCCGCGTGCTACGCGGCGACCGCCCTCATCGGCATCGACGGTCTCGAGGTCGACCTGTTCGAACGCCTCCCCACCCCGTTCGGCCTGATCCGCGCCGGGGTGGCTCCCGACCATCAACACACGAAATCCGTGGTGCGGGTTTTCGAGCACGTCTTGGGCAACAAGCGCGTGGGCTGCCACCTCAATGTCGAGATCGGCACCGACCTGACTCATGACGACCTGCTCGCACACCACCACGCGGTCATCTATGCGGTGGGCGCGGCCCGCAGCCGTGACCTCGGCATCCCCGGCGAGGAACTGCCCGGCAATCATTCCGCCGTCGACTTCGTGGGCTGGTACAACGGCCACCCGGACCACACCCACCACACATTCGACCTGTCCGGCGAGCGAGCCGTCATCGTCGGCAACGGCAACGTCGCGCTGGACGTGGCGCGGGTCCTGTTGCTCGATCACGACAGGCTCGCCCAGACCGACATCGCCGAACATGCCCTGAATGCCCTGTACAACAGCAACATCCGCGAGGTCGTCATCCTGGGCCGGCGCGGACCCCGCGACGCAGCGTTCTCAGCCGCCGAGTTCATGGCATTGGGTCACCTACCGGGAGTCGACGTCGTGATCGACGGGGCCGAACTGGAGGCCGGTGCCGCCGACGACATCGACACCGAGCTCAAACTTCAGGTCGCCGGCGAGTACGCCGACAGACCCACTTCGCCGGGCAACAAGCGGATCGTTTTCCGCTTCTTGGCATCTCCTGCCGAAGTCACCGGCCACGAAGCGGCCGACGGGCTGCGCATCGTGTCCAACCGGATTGACGAGGCCGGTCAGCTCGTTGCGGGAGATACTGCCGACGGAACGGAGCTGATCGATACGCCCCTGATCCTGCGGTCGATCGGATACCAGGGCTCGGCCATCGACGGCCTGCCGTTCACTTCGACCACCGGCACCATCCCCAACGACTGCGGCCGAGTCATCGACGAGACCGGTCAACCCGTACCGGGCACGTACGTGACCGGATGGATCAAGCGCGGCCCACGCGGCGTCATCGGCACCAACCGCACCTGCGCGGACGAAACCGTAGCCGGGCTCGTCGAGGACTTCACGAGCGGCCGACTCACCCGCACGGTGGGCGACCGGGCCGCACTCAGTCGACTACTTGCCGAGCGCGGCGCGAACGCCATCGACTGGAACGGATGGCGAGCGGTCGACGCGGCCGAACGCCGACACGGCAGAGAACAATCGCGTCCCCGGGTCAAGATTGTCGACACCGCCGAACTGGTGGCCGCGGCTACGGCACCAACGGACTCGGCTTGA
- a CDS encoding Lrp/AsnC family transcriptional regulator, translated as MLSIDRLDVELLEMLATDARTGVVELATRLGISRNTVQARLRRLEEGGLLAGYRPELVLERAGVPVLAFIGLEVQQGRLASIIDALTAMPQVLEIHATTGREDLLVRVAADTQAALQQLIESIVGIAGVVHSTTTLALTTPLPYRAVPLLKYLTRDTGWGRSTPRA; from the coding sequence ATGCTCAGTATCGACCGCCTCGATGTCGAGCTCCTAGAGATGCTCGCCACGGATGCACGGACGGGTGTGGTGGAACTGGCGACGCGGCTCGGCATCTCGCGTAACACGGTGCAGGCCCGGCTGAGGCGTCTGGAGGAGGGCGGCCTGCTTGCCGGATACCGGCCGGAGCTGGTGTTGGAGCGGGCCGGTGTCCCGGTATTGGCGTTCATCGGGCTGGAGGTCCAGCAGGGCCGGCTGGCGTCGATCATCGACGCCCTGACCGCGATGCCGCAGGTGTTGGAGATCCATGCCACGACGGGTCGTGAGGACCTGCTGGTGCGGGTGGCCGCCGACACCCAGGCCGCGCTGCAGCAACTGATCGAATCGATCGTGGGCATTGCCGGTGTGGTCCACTCGACCACCACGCTGGCCCTCACGACGCCGTTGCCGTATCGAGCGGTGCCGTTGCTCAAATATCTGACCCGCGATACGGGCTGGGGACGATCGACCCCTCGCGCCTGA
- a CDS encoding indolepyruvate ferredoxin oxidoreductase family protein, producing the protein MTDLQSSESVESTLTQRYRASSGPVLITGVQAIARLLVEQHTRDQRAQKDVATFVSGYQGSPLAGLDQLLASLPELRSDHHVKLVPGMNEELAATSVWGSQLELPSGAHSHDGVIGVWYGKGPGLDRASDALRHAAMYGANPNGGALALVGDDPAAKSSSVPAASERSLAALSMPIFFPRNAEEMVAFGLYAIALSRASGCWPAMKIVADVADGLWTLDRDFAGFDITVPTIEWEGRPWTYRQRVLAAPPDSVLAEADLYGPRWAMVEAFNATNDIDTIKVDPADAWLGIVAVGTAYDSVREALVELGLSEARLYSSGIRILRVGMPYPLGADKVVALARGVEQVLVVEDKTAFVEAQVKDALYGRSDCPQVLGKRDTERRNLIPPDGELTAARLIAPLRRVLRERVTLSAPPPPSLELTVLPTKRTAYFCSGCPHNRSTAVPEGSLAGGGIGCHTLVTMSARTDSQVTGLTQMGGEGAQWIGQSPFTDVDHIFQNVGDGTYFHSGQLAVQACVAAGVNITYKILFNSAVAMTGAQDVEAGLTVPQLTHKLVADGATKVIVCADEPERHKGATFASGVQVWHRDRLDEAQRVLRDTKGVTVLIYDQHCAADARRKRKRGAMPVRRTRVVINEAVCEGCGDCGVKSNCLSVQPVETEFGRKTRIDQTTCNTDYSCLDGDCPSFVTIEVPDQPSKRARPPVPTPPEIPDPARRPITGIHNIFLAGIGGTGIVTVNQVLGMAALRAGLHVEGLDQTGLSQKAGPVTSHLRLSAAAIERSNRVSPGAADCVLAFDLLTAVDARNVGLGDPNRTTAVASTSRTPTGEMVYDGAVEYPSDADLLSRLDVRSRTLTAFDALTAANTLFGSTLSANFLLVGAAYQAGGLPIPAAAIEEAIAINGVAVAANQAAFRWGRVAVADPSTFRAATQPPNQAPRSDTVVPTHLLGNCPVDGETRTLLERRAAGLVAYQGERTAAKYIEFVTDVWVQERRVTERTDLSEAVARGLHKLTAYKDEYEVARMLTDPAFVDSVRREVPGGVNLTYKLHPPVLKALGRKKKIGMRPASHGALRALAKGRVLRGTWLDPFGHTRMRRLERALLIHYQDMVGDLVANLSAESYDTAVAAASAPDLVRGYEDVKLRNVRLYLQRLGELGRDVSTPATLASPDDSE; encoded by the coding sequence TTGACCGACCTGCAAAGCTCTGAATCCGTCGAATCGACTCTGACGCAGCGATACCGCGCCTCATCGGGCCCCGTGCTCATCACGGGCGTCCAGGCCATCGCGCGCCTGCTGGTGGAACAGCACACTCGCGATCAGCGCGCCCAGAAAGACGTCGCCACCTTCGTGTCCGGGTATCAGGGCAGTCCGCTTGCCGGGCTCGACCAGCTGCTGGCCAGTCTTCCCGAACTACGCAGCGATCACCACGTAAAACTGGTCCCGGGCATGAACGAGGAACTCGCGGCCACATCGGTGTGGGGTAGCCAGTTGGAACTGCCCAGCGGCGCCCACTCGCACGACGGAGTCATCGGCGTCTGGTACGGCAAGGGACCGGGCCTGGACCGCGCCAGCGACGCCCTACGGCACGCGGCGATGTACGGAGCGAACCCGAACGGCGGCGCGCTCGCCCTCGTCGGCGACGACCCAGCCGCCAAGTCCTCGAGCGTGCCCGCGGCCAGCGAGCGATCCCTGGCCGCCCTGTCGATGCCGATCTTCTTCCCCCGCAACGCCGAAGAGATGGTCGCCTTCGGCCTGTACGCCATCGCGCTGTCTCGCGCGTCGGGGTGCTGGCCGGCCATGAAGATCGTCGCCGACGTCGCCGACGGACTGTGGACGCTCGATCGCGACTTCGCCGGCTTCGACATCACGGTGCCCACGATCGAATGGGAAGGCCGTCCCTGGACGTACCGCCAGCGCGTGCTGGCCGCGCCTCCCGACAGCGTGCTCGCCGAAGCCGACCTCTACGGCCCACGCTGGGCGATGGTCGAAGCCTTCAACGCCACCAACGACATCGACACGATCAAAGTCGATCCGGCCGACGCCTGGTTGGGCATCGTCGCCGTCGGGACCGCCTATGACTCCGTCCGGGAAGCCCTCGTGGAGCTGGGGCTCAGCGAGGCCCGCCTGTACAGCTCAGGCATCCGGATTCTGCGGGTCGGCATGCCCTATCCACTCGGGGCCGACAAGGTCGTCGCGCTCGCCCGCGGAGTCGAACAAGTGCTGGTGGTCGAGGACAAGACCGCGTTCGTCGAGGCGCAGGTCAAAGATGCGCTCTACGGTCGCAGCGATTGCCCACAGGTACTCGGTAAGCGGGATACCGAGCGCCGCAACCTCATTCCACCCGATGGCGAGCTCACCGCGGCCCGCCTGATCGCCCCCCTGCGCCGCGTGCTGCGCGAGCGGGTGACCCTGTCCGCGCCGCCGCCGCCATCGTTGGAGCTGACGGTGCTGCCCACCAAGCGCACCGCGTACTTCTGCTCGGGTTGCCCACACAACCGGTCCACCGCCGTGCCAGAAGGATCACTGGCCGGCGGCGGTATCGGCTGCCACACCCTGGTCACCATGTCGGCGCGAACGGACTCCCAGGTGACCGGGCTGACCCAGATGGGCGGCGAGGGGGCACAGTGGATCGGTCAATCGCCGTTCACCGACGTCGACCACATCTTCCAGAATGTCGGTGACGGAACGTACTTCCACTCCGGCCAGCTGGCCGTCCAGGCGTGCGTCGCCGCCGGAGTCAACATCACCTACAAGATCCTCTTCAACTCCGCGGTCGCCATGACGGGCGCCCAAGACGTCGAGGCCGGACTCACCGTGCCGCAGCTGACGCACAAGCTCGTCGCCGACGGCGCGACCAAGGTGATCGTCTGCGCCGACGAACCGGAGCGGCACAAGGGCGCCACGTTCGCCTCCGGCGTGCAGGTCTGGCACCGGGACCGCCTCGACGAAGCCCAGCGCGTACTGCGCGACACCAAGGGTGTCACCGTCCTGATCTACGACCAACACTGCGCCGCCGACGCGCGACGCAAGCGCAAGCGCGGCGCGATGCCCGTGCGGCGCACGCGCGTCGTCATCAACGAGGCGGTCTGCGAGGGCTGCGGCGACTGCGGCGTGAAGAGCAACTGTCTGTCCGTGCAGCCGGTCGAGACCGAGTTCGGACGCAAAACCCGGATCGATCAGACCACCTGCAACACCGACTACAGCTGCCTGGACGGTGACTGCCCCTCGTTCGTGACCATCGAGGTCCCCGATCAGCCATCGAAGCGGGCGCGGCCGCCGGTGCCCACCCCGCCCGAGATCCCCGATCCCGCCCGGCGGCCAATCACCGGGATTCACAACATCTTTCTGGCCGGCATCGGCGGTACCGGCATCGTGACGGTCAACCAGGTGCTCGGCATGGCCGCGCTGCGAGCCGGTTTGCACGTGGAGGGGCTCGATCAGACCGGGCTCAGCCAGAAGGCGGGGCCGGTGACCTCGCATCTGCGACTCAGCGCCGCAGCGATCGAGCGTTCCAACCGGGTCAGTCCCGGAGCAGCCGACTGCGTGCTCGCATTCGATTTACTCACCGCCGTCGACGCCCGCAACGTCGGCCTCGGCGATCCCAACCGCACCACCGCCGTCGCGTCGACCAGCAGGACACCCACCGGGGAGATGGTCTACGACGGGGCAGTCGAGTATCCGTCCGACGCCGATCTGCTGTCGCGCCTCGACGTGCGGTCCAGAACTCTCACCGCCTTCGACGCGCTGACGGCCGCAAACACACTCTTCGGAAGTACATTGTCGGCGAACTTCCTCTTGGTCGGTGCCGCGTATCAGGCGGGTGGCCTGCCCATTCCGGCGGCCGCGATCGAAGAGGCGATCGCCATCAACGGCGTGGCCGTCGCCGCGAACCAGGCGGCGTTCCGGTGGGGGCGTGTGGCGGTGGCCGATCCGTCGACATTCCGGGCCGCGACGCAGCCGCCGAACCAGGCGCCACGCTCCGACACCGTCGTGCCCACCCATCTACTCGGCAACTGCCCGGTCGACGGCGAGACCCGAACACTCCTCGAGCGACGGGCCGCCGGTCTCGTCGCATACCAGGGAGAGCGCACCGCAGCCAAGTACATCGAGTTCGTCACCGACGTGTGGGTGCAGGAACGACGCGTCACCGAGCGCACCGACTTGTCCGAGGCCGTCGCGCGCGGGCTGCACAAGCTGACGGCCTACAAGGACGAGTACGAAGTGGCCCGTATGCTGACCGACCCGGCGTTCGTCGACTCTGTGCGACGGGAGGTGCCCGGCGGCGTCAACCTCACCTACAAGCTGCATCCGCCGGTGTTGAAGGCGCTGGGCCGCAAGAAGAAGATCGGCATGCGGCCCGCCAGCCACGGCGCATTGCGGGCCCTCGCCAAGGGCCGCGTCCTGCGTGGCACCTGGCTGGACCCGTTCGGCCACACCCGCATGCGGCGCCTCGAGCGTGCGTTGCTCATCCACTACCAGGACATGGTGGGTGACCTCGTCGCGAACCTCTCTGCAGAGTCGTATGACACCGCGGTCGCCGCGGCATCCGCCCCCGACCTGGTGCGCGGCTATGAGGACGTCAAGCTGCGCAACGTTCGGCTGTATCTGCAGCGCCTAGGCGAGCTGGGACGGGACGTTTCGACGCCGGCCACCCTGGCATCGCCGGACGACTCCGAGTGA
- a CDS encoding aromatic ring-hydroxylating dioxygenase subunit alpha: MTGGTGNYITHERYGYTWLWYGDPLSASPDLIPHVPHLPADGMAKWFQRSLTFDCSYELVAENLLDLTHADFLHSTLTGDSLSEDDIVEVESTSEVVTMIRTAHGRPIPDAQKAMAKGATKQNIRVVTVTHVRSGVCVLHGDFNPGMSMRMLHPCNPETPTRTRTPVTYNPSYMPTIGRMLFPFATHIVGRQDNWAVRKQNANYLDAGADRDLSSRFDKAGLRYRKVYAALVARQQSGDHSYLDDGDPGRDITEALGINTRA, translated from the coding sequence TTGACCGGTGGCACAGGCAACTACATCACGCACGAACGCTACGGCTACACATGGCTCTGGTACGGCGACCCGCTCAGCGCGTCGCCCGACCTCATTCCCCATGTGCCGCACCTGCCTGCCGATGGGATGGCGAAATGGTTCCAGCGTTCGCTGACATTCGACTGCAGCTACGAGCTGGTCGCCGAGAACCTCCTGGATCTCACTCACGCGGACTTCCTGCACTCCACGCTCACCGGCGACTCACTGTCCGAGGACGACATCGTGGAGGTGGAATCGACCTCGGAAGTCGTCACCATGATTCGCACCGCCCACGGTAGGCCGATCCCCGACGCGCAGAAAGCGATGGCCAAGGGCGCGACCAAGCAGAACATCCGTGTAGTGACGGTGACACACGTGCGCAGCGGCGTCTGCGTGCTGCACGGTGACTTCAACCCCGGCATGTCCATGCGGATGCTGCATCCGTGCAATCCCGAAACACCGACGCGCACACGGACACCGGTGACCTACAACCCCTCCTACATGCCGACCATCGGGCGCATGCTGTTTCCCTTCGCCACTCACATCGTCGGTAGGCAGGACAACTGGGCAGTGCGCAAGCAGAACGCGAACTATCTGGACGCCGGGGCCGACCGCGACCTCAGTTCCCGATTCGACAAGGCCGGTCTGCGTTACCGCAAGGTCTATGCCGCGCTCGTGGCACGCCAACAGTCCGGCGACCACTCGTATCTCGACGACGGAGATCCGGGCCGAGACATCACCGAAGCGCTCGGTATCAATACCCGCGCGTGA
- a CDS encoding Rieske 2Fe-2S domain-containing protein: protein MHQHPGAFRLGTRALAVYRDLTGTVRAVEDRCPHRRLPLSMGRLTEDGSIQCPYHGWSFDGATGRCTAIPNLSADERIPNGIKVAAFSAAENVAELLGYGLRTSKLAPPVGAATGEEPEVGTTMYDALIYGGMVFVWTGSEPSTERSEAPKPTPTDSTAITGTVEVRSPHASVAEAVLLNPGAVLGLGAFLGSGDELCSPTVRRKDGVITVQRERYAYNLPRLSTFEPVSKRELTSTISTVADTGFTRVDVATGRWTPACQVFIGLTPIDTHRTVVRWRMSLQGPQQRLSAVGAKAWSTSRRLARRTADSAETVADSMPKSVDPGVRALRRARTH from the coding sequence GTGCATCAGCATCCCGGGGCGTTCCGCCTGGGCACCAGGGCACTCGCGGTATACCGGGACCTGACCGGCACAGTCCGCGCGGTCGAGGACCGGTGTCCGCACCGGCGGCTGCCGCTGTCGATGGGCCGCCTGACCGAGGACGGCTCCATTCAATGCCCTTACCACGGATGGAGTTTCGACGGTGCGACGGGACGTTGCACCGCAATCCCCAACCTGAGCGCCGACGAACGCATCCCGAACGGAATCAAGGTGGCGGCCTTCTCCGCCGCCGAGAACGTCGCCGAGCTCCTCGGCTACGGATTGCGGACCTCCAAGCTGGCACCGCCGGTCGGCGCGGCCACGGGTGAAGAACCCGAGGTAGGCACCACCATGTACGACGCCCTGATCTATGGCGGCATGGTTTTCGTGTGGACCGGCTCCGAGCCCTCGACAGAGCGCTCCGAAGCACCGAAGCCGACTCCGACCGACAGCACTGCCATCACCGGCACCGTGGAAGTCCGCTCACCACACGCCTCGGTCGCGGAAGCAGTGCTGCTGAATCCCGGGGCGGTGCTCGGCCTGGGTGCCTTCCTGGGCTCCGGCGACGAACTGTGCTCCCCGACGGTTCGCCGTAAGGACGGCGTCATCACCGTGCAACGGGAGCGCTACGCCTACAACCTGCCCCGGCTTTCGACCTTCGAGCCGGTCAGCAAGCGGGAGCTCACCTCGACGATCAGCACAGTTGCGGACACCGGTTTCACCCGTGTCGACGTAGCCACCGGCCGCTGGACACCCGCATGCCAGGTTTTCATCGGACTGACGCCCATCGACACCCACCGCACCGTCGTGCGCTGGCGCATGTCGTTGCAGGGACCTCAGCAACGCCTCAGCGCGGTCGGCGCCAAGGCATGGTCCACCAGCCGCCGACTGGCCAGACGAACCGCCGACTCGGCTGAAACGGTGGCGGACTCGATGCCGAAATCAGTCGACCCCGGCGTGCGCGCACTGCGCCGGGCCCGGACACACTGA
- a CDS encoding aromatic ring-hydroxylating dioxygenase subunit alpha yields the protein MPDTPPQFRRQGELTGGSGDYITHERYGYTWVWYGDPRNASIDLIPQVPHLPIEGMPKRFQKTVVFDCTYELVAENLLDLTHADFLHSKLTGDSLSEDDVVEVESTSEVVTMIRTAHGRPIPDAQKAMAKGATTQNIRVVTVTHVRSGLCVLHGDFNPGMSMRMLHPCNPETATRTRTPVTYNPMYLPSIARQLFSHTSHIVGRQDNWAVRKQNANYLEAGDDRDLSSRFDKAGLRYRKLYSALVERQKSGDYSYLADGDPGRDVSEALGLNSRA from the coding sequence ATGCCTGACACACCGCCACAGTTCCGACGTCAGGGTGAATTAACCGGCGGGAGTGGCGATTACATCACCCACGAGCGCTACGGCTACACCTGGGTCTGGTACGGCGACCCCCGCAATGCATCGATCGACCTCATCCCGCAGGTCCCCCATCTGCCGATCGAGGGAATGCCGAAGCGCTTCCAGAAGACCGTGGTGTTCGACTGCACCTACGAGCTGGTTGCCGAGAATCTCCTGGATCTGACCCACGCGGACTTCCTGCACTCCAAGCTCACCGGCGACTCATTGTCCGAGGACGACGTCGTGGAGGTGGAGTCCACCTCGGAAGTGGTCACGATGATCCGCACCGCACATGGTCGGCCCATCCCGGACGCACAGAAGGCGATGGCCAAGGGCGCCACCACACAGAACATTCGCGTAGTCACCGTGACCCACGTGCGCAGCGGGCTTTGTGTGCTGCACGGTGACTTCAACCCGGGAATGTCGATGCGGATGCTGCACCCGTGCAATCCCGAAACGGCCACCCGGACCCGTACCCCGGTGACCTACAACCCGATGTACCTGCCCTCCATCGCTCGGCAGTTGTTCTCCCACACATCGCATATCGTCGGCAGGCAGGACAACTGGGCGGTGCGCAAACAGAACGCGAACTACCTGGAGGCCGGCGACGACCGCGACCTCAGTTCGCGCTTCGACAAGGCCGGGTTGCGCTATCGCAAACTGTATTCCGCGCTTGTCGAGCGTCAAAAGTCGGGAGACTACTCATACCTGGCCGACGGCGACCCCGGTCGCGACGTCAGCGAAGCACTCGGCCTCAATTCTCGCGCGTGA
- a CDS encoding amidohydrolase family protein, whose translation MPLQDYMKLVSVDDHLIEHPRVWLDRLPKSDHEMGPRIIEREDGRQVWTYQGTVYPNIGLNAVAGKDPREWGWDPVRFDQMMPGCYDSSARLLDMDLDGVHTGMAFPSFPKFAGTLFLEGADRDLALRCVQAYNDYHIDEWSAADPDRLPPIVIMPVWDVDLCVAELHRTAAKGAKGVSFVESPTPLDLPSFHTDYWDPFFSAAEEIDIPLMMHFGTSGTRPFTAPDAPEATFIALMGLNSMQSMINLCFSPVFHNHPNLKIVLAEGGIGWMPWMLERADMTWERQRFWQPINQEVRPSELFRRNIWGCFIVDSTGIGLRHDIGLDRILWECDFPHSDSMWPNSRKILADSVRHVPDNEVHAIAELNARELFHLKPA comes from the coding sequence ATGCCCTTGCAGGATTACATGAAACTCGTCTCGGTCGACGATCATCTGATCGAGCATCCCCGGGTCTGGCTCGACCGACTTCCCAAGTCCGACCACGAAATGGGTCCCCGGATCATCGAACGGGAAGATGGCCGCCAAGTGTGGACCTATCAGGGTACCGTCTACCCCAACATCGGACTCAATGCCGTCGCCGGCAAGGATCCGCGCGAATGGGGTTGGGATCCGGTGCGTTTCGACCAGATGATGCCCGGGTGTTACGACTCGAGCGCCCGCCTGCTCGACATGGACCTCGACGGGGTGCACACCGGCATGGCCTTCCCGTCATTTCCCAAGTTCGCCGGCACGCTGTTCCTCGAGGGCGCCGACCGCGACCTCGCATTGCGCTGTGTGCAGGCGTACAACGACTATCACATCGACGAATGGTCCGCGGCCGACCCAGATCGACTGCCCCCGATCGTGATCATGCCGGTCTGGGACGTCGACTTGTGCGTGGCTGAGCTGCACCGCACCGCGGCGAAGGGCGCCAAGGGGGTGAGCTTCGTCGAGAGCCCGACCCCGCTGGACTTGCCGTCCTTCCACACCGACTACTGGGATCCGTTCTTCAGCGCGGCCGAGGAGATCGACATCCCGCTGATGATGCACTTCGGCACGTCGGGCACCCGTCCGTTCACCGCGCCGGATGCGCCCGAGGCGACGTTCATCGCGCTGATGGGCCTCAACTCGATGCAGTCGATGATCAATCTCTGCTTCTCCCCGGTGTTCCACAACCACCCGAACCTCAAGATCGTGCTGGCCGAAGGCGGCATCGGCTGGATGCCGTGGATGCTGGAACGTGCCGACATGACCTGGGAGCGGCAACGGTTCTGGCAGCCCATCAATCAGGAGGTACGGCCGTCGGAACTGTTCCGGCGCAACATCTGGGGCTGCTTCATCGTCGACAGCACCGGCATCGGACTGCGCCACGACATCGGTCTGGATCGCATTCTGTGGGAGTGCGACTTCCCGCACTCGGACTCGATGTGGCCCAACAGCCGGAAGATCCTGGCCGATTCGGTCCGTCACGTTCCGGACAACGAGGTTCATGCGATCGCGGAGCTCAACGCCCGCGAGCTGTTCCACCTCAAGCCGGCATAG
- a CDS encoding cytochrome P450: MTTRYPTELDPNGVPVVDLASIPIATDRGAGWAALRDIGPVVLMNDWYYLTRRDDVLHALRTPEIYSSRAVSELLGSPLPLVPLGFDPPGHTRYRKILQPYFSPHTLGAMMPSLQAQAVEMIDDIAARGSSDVVNDLAIRYPSQVFLTLYGLPLEDRDRLIVWKDAVIALADGANPDDVDSTPALELASYLSEAIGERRQHPGNDILSQVLSGEEPLDDMEAIGLSFLFVLAGLDTVTASIGFALLELARNPEIRGQLRDDPEQVSVFVEEVVRLEPAAPFLARVTTEPVTIDDITLPAHTPVRLCNGAINRDDSDPVSVNGIVMDGKVHRHWGFGGGPHRCLGSHLARIELTLVVNEWLRRVPDFEIEAGFVPEITWPANTFALQRLPLVWDIH, from the coding sequence ATGACCACCCGCTATCCAACCGAACTCGATCCTAACGGCGTTCCCGTAGTCGACCTCGCGTCGATTCCGATAGCCACGGACCGCGGTGCTGGCTGGGCCGCACTGCGGGACATCGGTCCCGTGGTGCTGATGAACGACTGGTACTACCTCACTCGACGGGATGACGTGCTGCATGCACTTCGCACGCCGGAGATCTATTCCTCGCGCGCGGTGTCGGAGCTGCTCGGCAGCCCGTTGCCGCTGGTGCCGTTGGGGTTCGATCCGCCTGGACACACCCGCTACCGCAAGATCTTGCAGCCCTACTTCAGTCCGCACACCCTCGGGGCGATGATGCCGTCACTGCAGGCACAGGCCGTCGAAATGATCGACGATATCGCCGCAAGAGGTTCGTCCGACGTGGTCAACGATCTCGCCATCCGGTATCCCTCGCAGGTCTTCCTCACCCTCTACGGGTTGCCTTTGGAGGACCGCGACCGGCTGATCGTGTGGAAGGACGCGGTCATCGCGTTGGCGGACGGTGCCAACCCCGACGATGTCGACTCCACGCCGGCACTGGAGCTGGCCAGCTACCTGAGTGAGGCCATCGGCGAGCGGCGGCAGCATCCCGGCAACGACATTCTGTCGCAAGTCTTGTCGGGTGAGGAACCGTTGGACGACATGGAGGCGATCGGGCTCAGTTTCCTGTTTGTGCTGGCCGGGCTGGACACCGTCACCGCAAGCATTGGATTCGCGCTTCTGGAGCTCGCACGCAATCCCGAGATTCGTGGGCAGCTGCGCGATGACCCGGAGCAGGTGAGTGTCTTCGTCGAAGAGGTCGTCCGCTTGGAACCCGCCGCCCCGTTCCTGGCGCGAGTGACAACCGAGCCGGTGACGATCGACGACATCACGTTGCCCGCGCACACCCCGGTCCGGCTGTGCAATGGTGCGATCAACCGGGATGACAGCGACCCGGTGTCCGTGAACGGGATCGTCATGGACGGGAAGGTGCACCGGCATTGGGGCTTTGGTGGAGGCCCGCACCGCTGCCTCGGATCCCATCTGGCACGCATCGAGTTGACGCTGGTTGTCAACGAATGGTTGCGTCGAGTTCCCGACTTCGAGATTGAAGCGGGGTTTGTCCCGGAGATCACCTGGCCTGCCAACACATTCGCTCTTCAACGGCTGCCCTTGGTCTGGGACATCCACTGA